In the Candidatus Brocadiia bacterium genome, one interval contains:
- a CDS encoding FHA domain-containing protein, with amino-acid sequence MSQIIYKFEGGQETIQLDKDVISFGRSPDNTISIRSEKVSRKHAEIRKSGDGFVVIDLDSRNGTYVNSDKIKEHKLEPGDTVKIGDAIIIFEREVTVPEAKPPEPEKPVVQDQPVEDKKPVEPGTPAGPQLIVKNEGRTDIFPLDKDVISIGRIPDNTIVIRSDKVSRRHAEIRKSGDVFTAVDLDSHNGIYVNGEKVTERRLDIGDEIAIGEAVIIFGKELEHKPWSGGMGFRPLGAEEFVSKSPKSLAGAVGAVAVVLLAVAAFIYFYAGKSGGGNTIAQNLLGRNASFEIIRTNSTEPLDWTIPEEYKNCVKVTNTEKQSGDKSLVLEKTVQDKDIYCEVTYDAAIKGGKSGYVFGGYIKSDSFSKSFAGFKISWFKEGEVMPFAENFTELIYSPGQWQSLVATAMPPVQAVFGRFSCVAVDKFAKVYFDSVFVNKNSELVSAPTRYEIGDPDMKLSVQPNGIWRLEQKAYPMLMQGELIIESNGIATRQGFSGNGKVVASEPGGIKLESQMVHPETLNWVKIQEELDILPALAINYSAENARASAGTTVSVAFQIPLTKVRQNVRLMSASQLREKSYFDSIDEPDIIELNLDLPDRVVVIKYTKPVRIRTVKRSETMEFIQTFPVDITALGLEFSQRPLLGDLTATAEDELKKAAEMTRQGQSGKAIEIYNNIMRQVDKKHDLYQRAVNEMSALEVNAENEIKDITEEVHFAHILSDNKMYMDAFARSRQLAKTYKNTRYEQDAQKLSEQIESETKERENTQSESGARKILAVADNCRKEKNTDSAAWLYARVIERYPGSGEAEEARQKIAEINNPPK; translated from the coding sequence ATGAGCCAGATTATCTACAAATTCGAAGGCGGCCAGGAAACAATCCAACTGGATAAGGATGTTATTTCCTTTGGCCGCAGTCCGGACAATACCATTTCTATCAGGAGCGAGAAGGTTTCTCGCAAACACGCCGAAATACGCAAATCTGGCGATGGTTTTGTGGTTATTGACCTGGACAGCCGCAACGGCACTTATGTCAATTCCGACAAAATCAAGGAGCATAAGCTTGAGCCGGGGGATACCGTCAAAATAGGCGATGCGATAATCATATTTGAGCGTGAAGTAACGGTTCCGGAGGCCAAGCCGCCCGAACCGGAAAAGCCGGTTGTCCAGGACCAGCCGGTTGAGGATAAAAAACCGGTTGAACCGGGAACACCGGCCGGGCCCCAGCTGATAGTCAAAAACGAGGGCCGGACGGATATTTTTCCTTTGGATAAGGATGTTATTTCCATCGGCCGGATTCCGGACAATACCATCGTGATTCGGAGCGATAAGGTTTCGCGCCGGCATGCGGAAATCAGGAAATCAGGCGATGTCTTTACGGCGGTTGACCTGGACAGCCATAACGGCATCTATGTCAACGGCGAAAAGGTTACGGAACGCCGGCTGGATATCGGCGATGAAATAGCCATCGGCGAGGCGGTCATAATTTTCGGCAAGGAACTGGAGCACAAGCCTTGGTCCGGTGGCATGGGATTTCGTCCGCTGGGCGCTGAGGAGTTCGTCAGTAAATCACCAAAGAGCTTGGCCGGCGCGGTCGGCGCGGTGGCCGTGGTGCTTTTGGCAGTCGCGGCTTTTATCTATTTCTACGCCGGCAAATCAGGCGGTGGCAATACTATCGCTCAGAATCTGCTCGGGCGCAATGCTTCATTTGAAATAATCCGGACTAATTCAACCGAGCCGCTGGACTGGACAATTCCGGAAGAATATAAGAATTGCGTGAAAGTAACCAATACCGAGAAACAATCCGGCGACAAATCGCTGGTGCTGGAAAAGACCGTACAGGATAAGGATATCTACTGCGAGGTCACTTATGACGCTGCCATCAAAGGCGGTAAGTCCGGATACGTTTTTGGAGGGTATATCAAATCTGATTCATTCAGTAAGTCATTTGCCGGGTTTAAGATATCCTGGTTTAAGGAAGGCGAGGTTATGCCTTTTGCCGAGAATTTTACGGAGTTGATATACAGCCCCGGCCAGTGGCAATCTCTTGTGGCTACGGCTATGCCGCCGGTACAGGCTGTCTTCGGGCGGTTTTCTTGCGTGGCGGTGGACAAATTCGCCAAGGTTTATTTCGACAGCGTTTTCGTGAATAAGAATTCTGAATTGGTGTCGGCCCCGACCCGGTACGAAATCGGCGACCCAGATATGAAATTATCGGTTCAGCCTAACGGCATCTGGAGGTTGGAGCAGAAGGCATATCCGATGTTGATGCAGGGTGAATTAATTATCGAAAGCAACGGCATTGCGACGCGTCAGGGGTTTAGCGGTAACGGTAAAGTTGTGGCTTCCGAGCCGGGCGGCATAAAACTGGAATCTCAGATGGTCCATCCGGAAACGCTTAATTGGGTCAAAATCCAGGAGGAGCTGGACATCCTGCCGGCATTGGCCATTAATTATTCCGCGGAGAACGCCCGGGCATCGGCCGGAACCACGGTTTCGGTGGCTTTCCAGATTCCGCTTACCAAAGTCCGGCAGAATGTTCGCTTGATGTCGGCCAGCCAGCTTCGGGAGAAATCCTATTTTGACAGTATCGATGAGCCGGATATCATAGAGCTTAACCTTGACTTGCCGGACCGGGTGGTGGTAATTAAGTATACCAAACCGGTTAGGATACGGACCGTTAAGCGTTCGGAGACGATGGAGTTTATTCAGACTTTCCCGGTTGATATAACAGCGTTGGGACTGGAATTCAGCCAGCGGCCGCTGTTGGGCGATTTGACCGCTACCGCTGAGGATGAGCTTAAGAAAGCCGCGGAGATGACCCGACAGGGACAATCCGGAAAGGCGATAGAGATATATAATAACATCATGCGCCAGGTGGACAAGAAGCATGATTTGTATCAGCGCGCCGTGAACGAGATGTCGGCATTAGAAGTTAACGCGGAAAATGAAATTAAGGATATTACTGAGGAGGTTCATTTTGCCCATATTTTAAGTGATAATAAAATGTATATGGATGCTTTTGCCAGATCCAGGCAGTTGGCCAAAACGTATAAGAACACCAGATACGAACAGGATGCCCAGAAACTGTCCGAACAGATAGAATCAGAGACCAAGGAGAGAGAGAATACCCAGTCAGAATCTGGCGCCAGGAAAATACTGGCTGTCGCGGACAACTGCCGAAAAGAAAAGAACACCGATTCAGCCGCTTGGTTGTATGCGCGGGTGATAGAGCGATACCCTGGGAGCGGCGAAGCTGAAGAGGCTCGCCAGAAAATAGCGGAAATAAATAATCCGCCCAAATAA